One genomic window of Moorella glycerini includes the following:
- a CDS encoding cation-translocating P-type ATPase has product MPAPCPWSQAPGDVLAWQQVDPEQGLSTAEAQKRLKIYGPNRTLARPVLSFWHIFAKEIREPMILLLLAVAAAYFLLGELGEALAVTAIILGIVFIEVGTEFRAKKAIAALQDLNAPTTPVLRQGKVEAINTEDVVPGDILVLQPGNRVPADARLLVSAGLAVDESPLTGESLPVEKHTRPLDPATPLPDRHNMVYQGTVISRGEGLACAVATGLETELGRIVGLTRRAREPRTPLQQFMRELSRVLALVALAFAVLIPFLQFLVAREPWPRAVLTGLSLAFATIPEELPILVTMVLGLGSLKLAREKALVRRLRAAETLGHITTVVTDKTGTLTANRLTLEALWLPGEGELLSPALARQDNAAGELLLAALLTQSPVTALEACDPLEKALAEGGGHLDLPREELLAFYPLNQDQRWVGALRANQAGATLYVKGAAEEVLAMCTGPSTREATAATLAQFAGEGKRVLAVARRFFSSQDLPAGAAAAGQDLTFLGFLIFADSLRPEAAAAVAAVQRAGIKVYLATGDHPEAARSIARQVGIPARKLLSGAELEQLNPEDWDPFLQETRVLARITPEQKLQLVQALQAKGEIVAMIGDGINDAPALAVAHVGLAMGRQGTDVAREAAGVVLSDDCFSTLATAIRQGRGLLANLQKSVRYYLAVKIALIVTMLVPAALGQPAPFSPLMIILLELFMDLAASTAFVIEPPEEPLMERPPRRPGRPFLDRPMVQVIFAGGLLLALAVGLAYQGLELWWGPAPVPIRQTAAFATWMLGHVLLAYSLRTQSLPPYRQGFFANGVLNLWALGAAAVTLMAVYLTPLQAVLGTGTLPTGAWGLVAGAALLPGLVMLLYRPGH; this is encoded by the coding sequence ATGCCGGCCCCTTGCCCCTGGAGCCAGGCGCCGGGAGATGTTCTGGCCTGGCAGCAAGTAGACCCGGAGCAGGGTCTAAGTACCGCTGAAGCCCAGAAGCGCCTGAAAATTTACGGTCCCAACCGCACGCTGGCCCGTCCCGTCCTATCCTTCTGGCATATCTTTGCCAAAGAAATCCGCGAGCCCATGATCCTTTTGCTCCTGGCGGTAGCTGCCGCCTATTTCCTCCTGGGCGAACTGGGGGAAGCCCTGGCCGTAACGGCCATTATCCTGGGTATCGTCTTCATTGAGGTAGGCACCGAGTTTCGCGCCAAGAAGGCCATTGCCGCCCTCCAGGACCTGAACGCCCCCACTACCCCGGTCCTGCGCCAGGGCAAAGTAGAGGCCATTAATACTGAAGACGTTGTCCCCGGCGATATCCTGGTGCTCCAGCCCGGTAACCGCGTGCCGGCCGACGCCCGCCTCTTGGTGAGCGCCGGCCTGGCCGTCGATGAGTCCCCCCTTACCGGGGAATCCCTGCCGGTGGAAAAACACACCCGGCCCCTGGACCCGGCGACCCCCCTGCCCGACCGTCACAATATGGTTTATCAGGGTACGGTAATATCCCGGGGTGAAGGCCTGGCCTGCGCGGTAGCCACAGGTCTGGAGACCGAATTGGGGCGGATTGTTGGCCTTACGCGCCGGGCCCGTGAGCCCCGCACCCCCCTGCAGCAGTTTATGCGGGAACTAAGCCGGGTCCTGGCACTAGTTGCCCTGGCTTTTGCCGTGCTTATCCCTTTCCTCCAGTTCCTGGTGGCCAGGGAACCCTGGCCCCGGGCGGTCCTCACCGGCCTGAGCCTGGCCTTTGCCACCATACCCGAAGAGCTCCCCATCCTGGTGACCATGGTCCTGGGCCTGGGTTCTCTAAAGCTCGCCCGGGAAAAGGCCCTGGTCCGGCGCCTGCGAGCCGCTGAAACCCTGGGACACATCACCACCGTGGTCACCGACAAGACGGGTACCCTGACGGCCAACCGCCTCACCCTGGAAGCCCTCTGGCTTCCGGGGGAAGGAGAACTCCTATCCCCTGCCCTGGCCAGGCAGGATAACGCGGCCGGGGAATTACTCCTGGCCGCCCTCCTGACCCAGAGCCCGGTTACTGCCTTGGAAGCCTGTGACCCCCTGGAAAAGGCCCTGGCCGAAGGGGGAGGGCACCTGGACCTGCCCCGGGAAGAGTTGCTGGCCTTTTACCCTTTAAACCAGGATCAGCGCTGGGTAGGGGCCCTGCGCGCTAACCAGGCCGGGGCTACCCTATACGTCAAGGGAGCGGCGGAAGAAGTGCTGGCCATGTGTACCGGTCCCTCCACCCGGGAGGCTACCGCCGCCACCCTGGCGCAATTTGCCGGCGAAGGCAAGCGGGTCCTGGCAGTAGCCAGGCGCTTTTTCTCCAGCCAGGACCTGCCGGCAGGGGCTGCTGCAGCCGGCCAGGACCTCACTTTCCTGGGATTTTTAATCTTTGCCGACTCCTTACGCCCTGAGGCTGCCGCGGCAGTGGCCGCCGTGCAGCGGGCCGGGATCAAGGTCTACCTGGCCACCGGCGACCACCCCGAGGCAGCCCGCAGTATTGCCCGCCAGGTAGGTATCCCGGCAAGGAAATTGCTGTCCGGCGCCGAACTGGAGCAATTAAACCCGGAGGATTGGGACCCCTTTCTCCAGGAAACCCGTGTCCTGGCGCGCATAACGCCGGAGCAGAAACTCCAGTTAGTCCAGGCCCTGCAGGCTAAAGGGGAAATAGTCGCCATGATCGGCGATGGTATTAATGATGCCCCGGCCCTGGCCGTGGCCCACGTGGGCCTGGCCATGGGCCGCCAGGGTACCGATGTCGCCCGGGAGGCCGCCGGCGTGGTTTTAAGCGACGACTGCTTTTCTACCCTGGCCACGGCCATCCGCCAGGGGCGGGGCCTCCTGGCCAACCTGCAAAAGTCGGTGCGCTATTACCTGGCAGTGAAGATAGCCCTCATCGTCACCATGCTGGTACCTGCCGCCCTGGGGCAACCGGCTCCCTTTTCGCCCCTGATGATTATTCTCCTGGAACTGTTCATGGACCTGGCGGCCTCAACTGCCTTTGTCATCGAGCCCCCGGAAGAGCCTCTCATGGAGCGCCCCCCGCGCCGGCCCGGCCGGCCCTTCCTGGACCGGCCCATGGTCCAGGTGATCTTTGCCGGAGGCCTGCTCCTGGCCCTGGCAGTAGGGCTGGCCTACCAGGGCCTCGAACTCTGGTGGGGACCGGCCCCTGTACCTATAAGGCAAACTGCCGCCTTTGCCACCTGGATGCTGGGGCATGTTCTCCTTGCCTATTCCCTGCGGACCCAGAGCCTGCCTCCTTACCGCCAGGGGTTCTTTGCCAACGGTGTCCTTAACCTCTGGGCCCTGGGAGCGGCAGCAGTAACCCTGATGGCTGTCTACCTGACGCCCCTGCAGGCTGTCCTGGGTACCGGCACCCTGCCCACCGGGGCGTGGGGGCTGGTGGCCGGGGCCGCCCTGCTGCCCGGCCTGGTGATGCTGCTCTACCGTCCCGGACATTGA
- a CDS encoding pyridoxal phosphate-dependent aminotransferase: MKLARRAAGISPSPTLAIDAQAKAMKARGIQVINFSAGEPDFDTPEHIKQAAIDALKAGFTRYTPVAGIPELRQAVCDSLKNRGLSYEPADIVISCGAKHSLYNAMQVLLNEGDEVILSAPYWVSYYEQIKLAGGVPVVVNTDATTDCKLTPAALKAVLTPRTKLLILNSPCNPTGVVYSRNELEALAEVVLAHGLMVISDEIYAALLYDGLTHTSIAALGPEIKERTILIDGVSKTYAMTGWRIGYAAAPRPIATAMTDLQSHSTSNPTSIAQKAAVAALTGSQEAVEAMRCEFEQRRNRILAGLRELPGVECSQPGGAFYVFPYIGKLFGRRFHDQVLASSTDVATVLLNEYQVAVVPGIAFGADPYLRLSYATSMTQIEVGLERLKAFIGELQ; the protein is encoded by the coding sequence GTGAAACTTGCCCGGCGGGCTGCCGGCATCAGCCCATCCCCTACCCTGGCTATAGATGCCCAGGCCAAAGCCATGAAAGCCAGGGGTATTCAGGTAATCAACTTCAGTGCCGGCGAGCCTGATTTCGACACGCCCGAACATATCAAGCAAGCAGCCATTGACGCCTTGAAGGCCGGCTTTACCCGTTACACGCCAGTGGCCGGGATCCCGGAACTGCGCCAGGCAGTCTGCGACAGCCTGAAAAACCGGGGTTTAAGCTATGAGCCGGCCGACATAGTGATATCGTGCGGCGCCAAACATTCCCTTTACAACGCCATGCAGGTCTTACTTAATGAAGGGGATGAAGTAATCCTCAGCGCGCCCTACTGGGTAAGTTATTACGAGCAAATTAAACTGGCCGGCGGGGTGCCGGTGGTAGTAAATACTGATGCTACTACGGATTGCAAGTTAACCCCGGCGGCCCTGAAGGCAGTCCTGACTCCCCGGACCAAACTCTTAATCCTCAATTCGCCCTGCAATCCCACCGGGGTGGTCTACAGCCGGAACGAATTAGAAGCCCTGGCGGAAGTAGTCCTGGCCCATGGCCTGATGGTTATTTCCGATGAAATATACGCCGCCCTGCTTTACGACGGCCTCACCCATACCAGCATCGCCGCCCTGGGGCCGGAAATAAAAGAGCGCACCATCCTGATCGACGGCGTCTCCAAGACCTATGCTATGACCGGCTGGCGGATTGGTTATGCCGCCGCTCCCCGGCCCATTGCTACGGCCATGACCGACCTGCAGAGCCACTCGACTTCCAACCCCACATCCATAGCCCAGAAGGCAGCTGTGGCCGCCCTGACCGGCAGCCAGGAAGCGGTGGAAGCAATGCGCTGCGAGTTTGAACAGCGCCGCAACCGCATCCTGGCAGGATTAAGGGAACTGCCGGGGGTAGAGTGCAGCCAGCCCGGTGGTGCCTTCTATGTTTTCCCGTACATTGGCAAGCTATTTGGCCGCCGCTTCCATGACCAGGTGCTGGCCAGTTCTACCGACGTGGCCACAGTTCTCCTCAATGAATACCAGGTAGCCGTGGTCCCCGGCATTGCCTTTGGCGCCGACCCGTACTTGCGCCTTTCCTATGCTACCTCGATGACCCAGATCGAAGTCGGCCTGGAGCGGCTAAAGGCTTTTATCGGCGAATTGCAATAA
- a CDS encoding formate dehydrogenase subunit gamma has product MKSNAERVKRFNLAERLGHWTHAISCVVLLITGLALVFSRYGSFLGTDTLRAFRNIHHGMGFIFTFLSLVILLLGTHKTFLAWIKACFNWTRNDVAFLFAFPREFFGLKVKLPRQGKFNGGEKVNSLLTMASFVVMVASGWIMLFSEGFSRKTLLLAYTLHSAGALIIGTVLLGHIYLALLHPNSRESIKGMLWGTVSQKFALEHHALWYEEITAAQGKSLKKDYYLANNTNV; this is encoded by the coding sequence ATGAAGAGTAATGCCGAGAGGGTTAAGCGGTTTAATTTAGCCGAACGCCTTGGTCACTGGACCCACGCCATTTCCTGTGTTGTTCTTTTAATTACCGGCCTGGCCCTGGTCTTTAGCCGCTATGGGAGCTTCCTGGGAACAGATACTTTACGTGCTTTCAGGAATATTCACCATGGGATGGGTTTTATATTTACGTTTTTATCCCTAGTAATTCTATTACTTGGTACTCATAAAACCTTTCTGGCCTGGATTAAAGCCTGTTTTAACTGGACCCGAAATGATGTAGCCTTCCTGTTTGCCTTTCCCCGTGAATTTTTTGGACTTAAAGTTAAATTACCCCGACAGGGAAAATTTAATGGTGGCGAGAAAGTCAATTCCCTGTTGACCATGGCAAGTTTTGTGGTAATGGTGGCCAGCGGCTGGATTATGCTTTTCTCCGAAGGGTTTTCTAGAAAAACCTTGCTTTTAGCTTATACATTGCACTCCGCAGGTGCCCTGATAATTGGTACTGTTTTGTTGGGCCATATTTACCTGGCTTTGTTACATCCGAACTCGCGGGAAAGTATCAAAGGTATGTTGTGGGGGACAGTCTCCCAAAAATTTGCCCTGGAGCACCATGCCCTATGGTATGAAGAGATAACTGCGGCACAAGGCAAATCCCTCAAAAAAGATTATTACCTGGCTAACAATACAAATGTGTAA
- a CDS encoding 4Fe-4S dicluster domain-containing protein: MSVKYGMVIDLRKCIGCDACMVACKMENGVVRGEWRTRVWERDYGDYPMVTKIKIPTLCNHCQAAPCQQVCPVQATYHAEGDVVLVDPDKCIGCGYCIAACPYGARFKDARTGIVDKCTYCYHRLAAGLVPVCVSTCVSHARIFGDLNDPESYINQYIREHKALQVAGTSTFYVLAEGLDRSLLPKDLEKEGLINLWKNIVHPAGKALMGAAAAAVVVGTAINAFKGGKRDEE; the protein is encoded by the coding sequence ATGAGCGTAAAGTACGGCATGGTAATCGATTTACGTAAATGCATTGGCTGTGATGCCTGTATGGTTGCCTGCAAGATGGAAAACGGGGTTGTCCGCGGCGAATGGCGAACCAGGGTCTGGGAAAGGGATTATGGTGATTACCCCATGGTTACAAAGATAAAAATACCCACCCTGTGTAACCATTGCCAGGCGGCCCCCTGCCAGCAGGTCTGCCCTGTGCAGGCAACCTACCATGCTGAGGGAGACGTGGTGCTAGTCGACCCAGATAAGTGTATAGGTTGCGGTTATTGCATAGCCGCCTGCCCCTATGGAGCGCGTTTCAAAGACGCCCGAACCGGGATAGTAGACAAGTGTACCTATTGCTACCACAGGCTGGCAGCCGGTCTGGTGCCGGTATGCGTGAGCACCTGTGTCTCCCATGCCCGCATTTTTGGAGATCTAAATGACCCGGAAAGCTATATTAACCAGTATATCCGCGAACATAAGGCCCTTCAAGTTGCTGGCACAAGTACTTTTTATGTTCTAGCAGAAGGCCTGGACCGCTCCCTTCTTCCCAAGGATTTAGAAAAAGAAGGACTGATAAACTTGTGGAAAAACATCGTTCATCCTGCCGGTAAAGCCCTGATGGGAGCTGCCGCCGCAGCAGTAGTAGTTGGTACGGCTATAAACGCCTTTAAGGGAGGGAAGCGGGATGAAGAGTAA
- a CDS encoding TorD/DmsD family molecular chaperone, with protein MPFYQDLDVEVAATTEIRARTYELLARGYLQEPTAIYIEELAKMVKLLQDDLYIPEGLTVTVNIDMGEIKQEFYDRFFVNVSAKYVPPFESAIVERELNGNRIRFGPLNGPLTLHVRDCYQVSRFDPWKLDIFKPLQEIPIADYLGFELAFMAYLSFAELEAYKTNRLQQGLQWRQWQQRFLEQHLGRWINDYALLACQTAGGFFGEIAKISSAWVDADYQNNFQS; from the coding sequence ATGCCGTTTTACCAGGACTTAGATGTTGAGGTTGCGGCAACAACTGAAATCCGGGCGCGTACATACGAATTGCTGGCCAGGGGCTATTTACAAGAACCAACCGCCATCTATATAGAAGAACTGGCAAAAATGGTTAAACTGCTGCAAGATGACCTGTACATCCCTGAAGGTTTAACTGTCACCGTGAATATCGATATGGGGGAAATAAAACAAGAGTTTTATGACCGCTTTTTTGTGAATGTATCCGCTAAGTATGTACCTCCCTTTGAATCTGCCATCGTAGAGAGGGAATTAAACGGCAATAGAATACGTTTTGGACCTTTGAATGGACCGCTAACATTACATGTAAGGGATTGTTATCAAGTATCCCGCTTTGATCCTTGGAAGCTGGACATATTTAAACCCTTACAAGAAATCCCAATTGCGGACTACCTGGGTTTTGAACTGGCATTCATGGCCTACTTAAGTTTTGCCGAATTGGAGGCCTATAAAACAAACCGTCTCCAGCAAGGGTTGCAATGGCGGCAATGGCAGCAGCGTTTTTTAGAACAGCATCTGGGCAGGTGGATCAATGACTATGCTTTATTAGCCTGCCAGACAGCCGGGGGCTTCTTTGGGGAAATCGCTAAAATAAGTTCAGCCTGGGTAGATGCTGACTATCAAAATAATTTTCAGAGTTAA
- a CDS encoding molybdopterin-dependent oxidoreductase gives MNSEFVLFIGASPGFSGRPMQLIARRTTAAKVKGKLKFAVVDPVMSGGAVGPGEKAEWVPIKPTTDGALIMAMICWMFANNSLDYKYLAIPNMAAAQKEGYYSYTNSTYLVIIDPGHPNYRKLLRPEDLGWTNDGDEYIVIDRVTGQPAKNTGVEAGELFFSGVIQNNDGQSIKVTTALNILKENAYRYSMEDYARICGVPKEKIEELAREYTSHGYKVGVDGMGNLAAANGFYTGMALYLLSALMGSWNLRGGMIKDPQGYAAFGRGPRYDLNTISDAPRRSGVRLSRDFPYEYTTEYQEKVKKGENPYPSKLPWYPLNSSMDNQAVYSIINEYPYKAKILVSWMANLFFATPGAAREEIINEFKNPERIPLIIAIDPFMGEVAAVADYVLPDTTQYESWGLLSIYGYTGIKATSIRWPVVRPPMQEIGPGRYPCFETYIIDVAKKIGLPGFGDDAIKDVTGNSYPLNNPEDYFLKAVVNVAYDENPVPEISPEEYKLQEFGKVFFNVAGAIKNEEWPRAAYVMARGGRFAPYDSDWKGERQKDAYTGVITIYNETVATSRNSMTGEFFAGTACWQPEVFADGKPVDEAFNPDEWPFKLVNCKAKLRSISLIANAPVVTDLSSTNYIEINSLDAGVLGLKTGTKVKLVAATGGEVTGELLVRPGIARGTVNVYFGYGHWAYGARGYQVGEKKVAGDASRGGGIMAGKVSPLDKSLQKVFGLSDLATGVPARNGGRYKIVRV, from the coding sequence TTGAACAGCGAATTTGTCTTATTTATAGGAGCTTCTCCGGGGTTTAGCGGCAGGCCGATGCAGCTTATCGCTAGGAGAACAACAGCTGCAAAAGTTAAGGGGAAATTAAAATTTGCGGTGGTCGACCCGGTGATGTCTGGCGGTGCGGTAGGGCCGGGAGAAAAGGCGGAATGGGTGCCCATTAAGCCTACTACTGACGGCGCTTTGATCATGGCCATGATCTGCTGGATGTTTGCCAACAATAGTCTGGATTATAAATACCTGGCCATACCCAATATGGCTGCGGCGCAAAAAGAAGGTTATTATAGCTATACCAACAGCACTTACCTGGTAATCATCGATCCGGGGCACCCTAATTATCGTAAACTACTGCGCCCGGAAGACCTGGGGTGGACCAATGACGGCGATGAATACATAGTCATTGACAGGGTTACGGGACAACCAGCCAAAAATACCGGAGTGGAAGCAGGTGAACTTTTCTTTTCCGGGGTAATTCAAAATAATGATGGCCAGAGCATTAAAGTCACCACGGCCCTGAATATTCTTAAAGAAAATGCTTACAGGTATTCTATGGAAGATTATGCCCGCATCTGTGGCGTTCCTAAGGAGAAAATAGAGGAACTGGCCCGGGAATATACCAGCCATGGGTATAAAGTAGGCGTGGATGGGATGGGCAATCTCGCGGCGGCCAATGGGTTTTATACCGGCATGGCCCTATATTTGCTGTCGGCTTTGATGGGTTCCTGGAATTTACGTGGAGGCATGATCAAAGACCCTCAAGGGTACGCTGCTTTTGGCCGGGGGCCACGCTATGATCTAAATACTATCAGCGATGCACCAAGGCGTTCCGGTGTGAGGTTAAGCCGTGATTTTCCATATGAGTATACCACCGAGTACCAGGAGAAGGTTAAAAAAGGCGAAAACCCTTATCCCTCCAAATTGCCCTGGTATCCTTTAAATAGCAGTATGGATAATCAGGCTGTCTACTCCATTATTAACGAGTATCCCTATAAAGCAAAAATATTAGTTAGCTGGATGGCCAATCTCTTCTTCGCCACCCCAGGTGCCGCCAGGGAAGAAATAATAAATGAATTTAAGAATCCTGAGCGCATCCCCTTGATTATTGCCATCGATCCTTTTATGGGGGAGGTGGCCGCAGTTGCTGATTATGTCCTTCCTGATACTACTCAGTACGAAAGCTGGGGGTTGCTTTCAATCTATGGCTATACAGGGATTAAGGCCACTTCTATACGCTGGCCGGTAGTCCGGCCTCCTATGCAGGAGATCGGTCCAGGCAGGTATCCGTGTTTTGAGACTTACATCATTGATGTAGCTAAAAAAATAGGCCTGCCCGGTTTTGGCGACGACGCCATCAAAGATGTTACAGGTAACAGTTATCCCCTTAATAACCCTGAGGATTATTTCTTAAAAGCGGTTGTCAATGTGGCTTATGATGAAAACCCGGTTCCTGAAATAAGTCCTGAAGAATATAAACTACAGGAATTTGGTAAAGTATTTTTCAATGTTGCCGGGGCAATCAAAAATGAAGAGTGGCCCAGGGCGGCTTATGTTATGGCCCGGGGCGGCAGGTTTGCTCCTTACGATTCAGACTGGAAAGGTGAAAGGCAAAAAGATGCCTATACTGGGGTAATTACCATCTACAATGAGACGGTGGCTACCAGTCGTAATTCCATGACGGGGGAATTTTTCGCAGGTACTGCTTGCTGGCAGCCGGAAGTTTTTGCTGATGGTAAACCTGTCGATGAAGCATTTAATCCAGATGAATGGCCTTTTAAATTGGTAAATTGCAAAGCAAAACTGCGCTCAATCTCTTTAATTGCCAACGCACCGGTAGTAACGGACTTGAGCAGTACCAATTATATCGAAATTAATTCCCTGGATGCAGGGGTCCTGGGCCTGAAAACAGGTACTAAAGTAAAACTGGTGGCAGCAACTGGCGGTGAAGTTACAGGTGAGTTGCTGGTACGGCCTGGGATAGCCCGGGGAACCGTTAACGTTTACTTCGGTTATGGCCACTGGGCCTATGGTGCCAGGGGTTATCAAGTTGGCGAGAAGAAAGTTGCCGGCGATGCCTCCCGGGGCGGCGGTATTATGGCAGGCAAAGTTTCACCACTGGATAAGTCTTTACAAAAAGTGTTCGGCCTGAGTGATCTGGCAACAGGGGTACCGGCCCGCAATGGTGGGCGTTATAAAATTGTCAGGGTTTAG
- a CDS encoding fumarylacetoacetate hydrolase family protein, whose amino-acid sequence MEKVEKFVRFTVGEGVFYGRLEGDMIIALEGDIFGAYRENGQQYNLNEVRLLSPCQPSKAVCVGLNYRRHAAELTMEVPGEPVIFIKPPTSVIGPNENIIYWPMVKRLDYEAELVVVIGREAHNVKEEEAGEYIFGYTVGNDVTARDLQQKDGQWTRAKSFDTFLPLGPYIVRGIDVSDFRVQSFLNGELKQDGRTSQLIFSVPFLVSFISQVMTLLPGDIIMTGTPEGVGPMEVGDTIEIRVENIGSLVNKVAAP is encoded by the coding sequence ATGGAAAAAGTCGAGAAATTTGTCCGCTTTACTGTGGGTGAAGGAGTCTTCTATGGTCGCTTAGAAGGGGACATGATTATCGCCCTGGAAGGCGATATTTTTGGGGCGTACCGGGAAAATGGACAGCAATATAATTTAAACGAAGTCAGGCTGCTGTCACCCTGCCAGCCCAGCAAGGCCGTTTGCGTGGGTTTGAACTACCGGCGCCATGCTGCCGAATTGACTATGGAGGTGCCGGGAGAACCGGTTATCTTTATTAAACCGCCGACAAGCGTTATTGGCCCTAATGAAAATATAATTTACTGGCCCATGGTCAAACGCCTTGATTACGAAGCGGAGCTGGTAGTGGTCATCGGCCGGGAGGCCCATAATGTTAAGGAAGAAGAAGCTGGGGAGTATATCTTCGGTTATACCGTTGGGAATGACGTTACGGCCCGGGACCTGCAGCAGAAAGACGGCCAGTGGACCAGGGCCAAAAGCTTCGATACTTTTTTACCCCTTGGGCCTTATATTGTGCGGGGGATAGACGTCTCTGACTTCCGCGTCCAGTCTTTTTTAAACGGCGAACTGAAGCAGGACGGCCGCACCTCCCAGCTGATCTTTTCTGTGCCCTTCCTGGTGAGTTTTATCTCCCAGGTGATGACCCTTTTACCCGGAGATATAATCATGACCGGTACTCCGGAAGGAGTAGGCCCCATGGAGGTAGGCGATACCATTGAGATCAGGGTGGAAAATATAGGGAGCCTGGTTAATAAGGTTGCTGCGCCGTAA
- a CDS encoding fumarylacetoacetate hydrolase family protein: MKLVMYQFGERDYRLGAVTNEERVVDLNYAYETHLTRKGVQRAKELAQALVPPDSVEFLSGGGRSWEAARAALDEVQDFSLEDLSSSGKRLIFQRSEVKLGAPVQNPMRIVCLSHNYHDFIRETGLPIPPEPRIFAKYKNALCGPDDPIIYPRMTQCLGYEAELAFVIGKKGRNVPVEKAFDYVAGYMIFNDVSASDLTALDKQVVRGKTFDNFAPCGPYLVSRDEIPDPGNLDVKLWVNGRLLQDSNTRELIYDVPTLVSFLSRIFTLQPGDIVATGTPGGLAKDRKPPTYMQVGDICTIEITGLGRLSNKIVAEEDISF, encoded by the coding sequence ATGAAGCTAGTAATGTATCAATTTGGTGAGCGGGATTACCGCTTAGGGGCCGTGACCAATGAGGAACGGGTAGTAGATCTGAACTACGCCTATGAAACCCATCTGACCCGTAAGGGAGTACAACGCGCTAAAGAACTGGCCCAGGCCCTTGTTCCTCCCGATAGCGTTGAATTTTTAAGTGGCGGTGGCCGCTCCTGGGAAGCTGCCCGGGCTGCCCTTGATGAGGTCCAGGATTTTAGTTTGGAGGATCTAAGCTCTTCTGGTAAACGCCTGATCTTCCAGCGCAGCGAAGTTAAACTGGGGGCACCGGTGCAGAACCCCATGCGCATAGTGTGCCTGAGCCATAATTATCATGATTTTATCCGGGAGACAGGCCTGCCGATCCCCCCTGAGCCGCGGATCTTTGCCAAATACAAAAATGCCCTTTGCGGGCCGGATGACCCGATCATCTACCCGAGAATGACCCAGTGCCTGGGCTACGAAGCAGAGCTGGCTTTCGTCATCGGCAAAAAAGGCCGCAACGTACCTGTTGAAAAGGCTTTTGATTATGTAGCTGGCTATATGATCTTTAACGATGTCAGCGCCAGTGACTTAACGGCCCTGGACAAACAGGTAGTCAGGGGTAAAACCTTTGATAATTTTGCCCCCTGTGGCCCCTACCTTGTTTCCAGGGATGAAATACCTGACCCGGGCAACCTAGATGTTAAACTTTGGGTCAACGGGCGTTTACTGCAGGATTCCAATACACGAGAACTTATTTATGATGTACCTACCCTGGTATCTTTCCTCTCCCGGATCTTTACGTTGCAACCGGGAGATATTGTAGCCACTGGCACGCCGGGTGGACTGGCAAAAGATCGTAAACCTCCAACCTATATGCAAGTAGGGGATATTTGCACTATTGAAATTACTGGCCTTGGACGCTTAAGCAACAAAATTGTAGCCGAAGAAGATATTTCTTTTTAA